One Littorina saxatilis isolate snail1 linkage group LG12, US_GU_Lsax_2.0, whole genome shotgun sequence genomic region harbors:
- the LOC138982695 gene encoding beta-galactosidase-like translates to MIVCFKMAAWFEMRFSFLLVHFLVLVGLTCAGNFSIDYDNNTFLKDGKPFRYVSGSIHYSRVHPFYWKDRLNKMRIGGLNAVQIYVPWNVHELSPGKFTFSGASDLPQFLTLAKESDLVVLVRLGPYICGEWEFGGFPAWLLTENKDMILRTSDPSYISFVDKWYTALLTTLKPYLYDNGGPVVMVQIENEYGSYFACDSDYLKFLYHKVRRVLGDSVIIYTTDGDGDGYLKCGTIQGAYATVDFGPTQSPLGNFKSQRDFEPKGPLVNSEFYTGWLDHWGQPHSHYDWVNVAKSLDLILELGANINMYMYEGGTNFGYMNGANDPPYMPVPTSYDYDAPLNESGDITVKYYAFRDIISKYYSLPSDPITPNTPKGKYGPQQMIFMSTVQDALSILCPEGPTMSTYPLSMEEVKHYYGFILYRHKLKSAVTNSSLVTDGVRDRGYVMVDQLPQGMLYREDTTEVKVTGSAGQYLDIFVENTARVGFSTAMNFMRKGLIYNVTLGGEMVTGWEIYPIHLENMQHVKASRSSPKLSSSGNLATPSIYGGKVNFGATKDPPMDTFLDMRPWAKGQAFVNDFNLGRYWPQEGPQVTLYVPAPVFSTTGTNQLFVLELEYSPCSRTNDTVCTVNLTDIPYIDAKPAGRNIEAESRGAWRKHNVH, encoded by the exons ATGATCGTTTGTTTCAAAATGGCCGCGTGGTTCGAGATGCGATTTTCGTTCCTACTTGTACATTTCCTTGTGCTTGTGGGCTTG ACTTGTGCTGGGAACTTCAGTATTGACTATGACAACAACACCTTCCTGAAAGACGGAAAGCCTTTTCGCTATGTGTCTGGCAGCATTCACTACTCTCGTGTGCACCCCTTTTACTGGAAAGACCGGCTGAACAAGATGAGGATTGGCGGTCTCAATGCTGTACAGAT CTATGTTCCATGGAACGTGCATGAGCTGAGTCCTGGCAAGTTCACCTTTTCTGGAGCGTCTGACTTGCCGCAGTTTCTGACACTGGCCAAGGAGTCTGATCTGGTCGTCCTTGTCAGATTAGGACCCTACATCTGTGGGGAGTGGGAGTTT GGAGGATTTCCAGCGTGGTTGCTAACGGAAAACAAGGACATGATTCTTCGTACGTCTGACCCAT CTTACATCTCATTTGTTGACAAGTGGTACACAGCCCTCCTCACCACCCTCAAGCCGTACCTGTATGACAATGGAGGACCAGTCGTGATGGTACAG ATAGAGAATGAGTACGGGAGTTACTTTGCGTGTGACTCGGACTACCTGAAGTTCCTGTACCACAAGGTGCGCAGAGTTCTGGGCGACAGCGTCATCATCTACACCACAGACGGTGACGGCGACGGCTACCTCAAGTGTGGGACGATACAGGGCGCCTACGCAACTGTGGACTTTGGCCCAACAC AGTCTCCTCTTGGCAACTTCAAATCCCAAAGAGACTTTGAGCCAAAGGGACCACTG GTGAATTCTGAGTTCTACACTGGCTGGCTTGACCACTGGGGACAACCACACTCACACTACGACTGGGTCAATGTGGCAAAGTCACTGGACTTAATACTGGAACTTGGAGCAAATATCAACAT gtACATGTATGAAGGGGGAACTAACTTTGGGTACATGAACGGTGCGAATGACCCTCCCTACATGCCAGTGCCGACCAGTTATGACTACGATGCGCCGCTCAATGAGTCTGGTGATATCACCGTCAAGTATTACGCTTTCCGGGATATCATTTCGAAG TATTACTCGCTGCCGTCAGACCCAATCACACCCAACACCCCCAAGGGGAAGTATGGACCACAGCAGATGATCTTT ATGTCAACTGTGCAAGACGCATTGTCCATTCTGTGTCCAGAGGGCCCGACCATGTCCACCTACCCCCTGTCCATGGAGGAGGTCAAACAT TACTATGGTTTTATCCTCTACCGCCACAAGTTGAAATCAGCTGTGACAAACTCTTCGCTTGTCACCGATGGTGTCCGAGATAGAGGCTATGTGATGGTAGATCAG CTTCCTCAAGGCATGCTGTACAGGGAAGACACCAcagaggtcaaggtcacagggtcaGCAGGGCAGTATCTTGACATCTTTGTGGAAAACACGGCTCGCGTGGGTTTCTCCACGGCTATGAACTTCATGAGAAAG GGCCTCATTTACAATGTGACACTGGGAGGTGAGATGGTGACAGGCTGGGAAATCTACCCCATTCACCTGGAGAATATGCAGCACGTCAAAGCATCCAG GTCCTCACCTAAGCTATCGAGTTCTGGCAACCTTGCCACTCCATCCATCTACGGTGGGAAAGTCAACTTCGGTGCAACCAAAGACCCACCCATGGACACATTTTTGGACATGCGACCTTGGGCCAAG GGACAAGCCTTTGTGAACGACTTCAACCTTGGCCGCTACTGGCCGCAGGAGGGTCCCCAGGTGACGCTCTACGTTCCGGCGCCCGTCTTCAGCACCACAGGCACCAACCAGCTCTTTGTTCTGGAACTGGAATATTCTCCGTGCTCCAGAACCAACGACACCGTTTGCACTGTTAACTTGACAGACATTCCCTACATTGACGCCAAGCCTGCGGGTAGAAATATTGAGGCTGAGTCTCGGGGCGCGTGGAGAAAACATAACGTTCACTGA
- the LOC138982699 gene encoding sepiapterin reductase-like, giving the protein MYSLVRNQQEDAAIQHPNMFSQKTICFVTGASRGLGKSIAKNFAAKLPAGSMIVLLARSDGDLEAVKNRLLENAPHVTTLVRQFDQSAQNQQVFKDVFSETLSAVGAKAEDFQQAVLVHNAGSLKPTVYTRNLPDVQELTQYLNTNVAGLIALTSEFLKAFPASSGVSRVVINISSLAGVQPFKSWAMYSSGKAARDMFCKVLAAEEPDIRVLSYAPGPLETEMTDKVIESEDADVHNWAKSAKAEKTLLPCDTSVAKLIHLLQKNTFDSGAHVDYYDEI; this is encoded by the exons ATGTACTCCCTCGTTCGGAATCAACAAGAGGACGCCGCAATCCAACATCCCAACATGTTTTCCCAGAAGACAATATGTTTTGTGACAGGAGCAAGTCGTGGGCTCGGAAAGAGCATAGCTAAGAACTTCGCCGCAAAACTTCCAGCTGGATCGATGATTGTCCTGCTGGCAAGAAGCGACGGGGACTTGGAGGCAgtaaaaaatcgtctgcttgaGAACGCACCACATGTCACCACGCTGGTTCGTCAATTTGACCAGAGCGCTCAGAACCAACAGGTGTTCAAAGACGTCTTTTCTGAGACTCTCAGCGCTGTTGGTGCCAAGGCAGAAGACTTCCAGCAGGCTGTCTTGGTGCACAACGCAGGGAGCCTGAAACCGACGGTATACACACGCAACTTGCCCGATGTTCAGGAACTAACCCAGTATCTAAATACCAACGTTGCGGGGCTCATCGCTCTTACGTCAGAGTTCCTCAAGGCCTTCCCTGCGTCATCGGGTGTCAGCCGCGTGGTTATCAACATCAGCTCCCTCGCCGGCGTGCAGCCTTTCAAGAGCTGGGCCATGTACTCTTCAG GAAAAGCTGCCAGAGACATGTTTTGTAAAGTGCTTGCGGCGGAGGAGCCAGACATCCGTGTGCTGAGTTACGCACCAGGGCCACTGGAGACGGAGATGACAGACAAAGTGATCGAGAGCGAAGACGCAGACGTCCACAACTGGGCAAAAA GCGCCAAAGCAGAGAAGACATTGCTGCCCTGCGACACCAGTGTGGCGAAGCTGATTCACCTTCTGCAGAAAAACACCTTCGATAGTGGAGCTCATGTTGATTACTATGATGAAATTTGA
- the LOC138982694 gene encoding uncharacterized protein translates to MEAGDQTSDDEVFIGEITEKEKRHPGFTSRRRTTLYFPGISRPDSTVSVFEEVTDDGTLIFSCENQESNETVFNKSAEEKTESSHATDRLVHVGSLYDYDLCRRKPVDLPSADITGAANGLSRAETRDRVALTSMDSDSDYCSVSDGSLRGSVGSQAHSAVTCADVVHISPNTSDDRKRKRCQAVSPKVRRVQLQSPHLLVSPVAHFPNLTTSSPVVKRHIACKGMSAPADSNTASPTSIPNLLLQSSESAFSRLRLKSPEREARCDLGADKKSCLSPSPVLKDFPENHNTPAKFMPLTPETQQLLPPMKRKISKRSPPDDFKGRGDVEQKSLATRISETETRKKHKSCDSIHSATESKAEETCMLNGGDVSCDRFVHSTELYGQISQPTRSLFAGGDAQNVKFPSVFVPETPDVKSCAKKYVRVRPATMFSQELEDDGEIVSSSQVTDETMASPKLLSPRNHNSVPAAPLSPLSSFLSKSSRTPPSKHFSALKFKQTAFSSPDLFSSPTPSLTLVEKSQSQPHQASSFADPVHSPVPGSKVSVKLRSCSKSLQPIDEDGTEVIELENITATGPCTFFDAVSELKYQGKQDCKGKPEYLAQGRRAASADATVDENKENESVVSPSEQLDTDRRMAPVSSRSNNHDLKGIPEAEMTDLTAAGREEMTDLTAAGREEMTDLTAAGREEEIAQSPKLDYQGMTFAHLHMYLQSGRKSPFGEPVQPGEAGRGDLPDSRYARSNSTDDEVDAVSREVTTRVNTLLNGEIRHALLDPASSPALLMDFPAPREATRVSWSESLALEEPWDTQPPPLSATTPRSILHKRPAGRDFPFGEEPPSPIVLTRRRQPRFPRLFSS, encoded by the exons ATGGAGGCTGGTGATCAAACTTCTGATGATGAAGTCTTCATTGGGGAAATAACAGAGAAGGAAAAACGTCATCCGGGATTTACATCAAGGCGACGGACCACACTGTATTTCCCTGGCATCAGCAGGCCAGACTCCACCGTCAGTGTTTTTGAGGAAGTCACCGATGACGGGACGTTGATTTTTTCATGTGAAAACCAAGAGAGTAATGAAACTGTGTTTAACAAATCTGctgaagaaaagacagaaagtTCACATGCTACAGATCGATTGGTTCACGTAGGAAGTCTGTATGACTATGACCTTTGTCGTAGGAAGCCAGTAGATCTACCCAGTGCTGACATTACTGGCGCTGCGAATGGCTTGAGTAGAGCCGAAACAAGGGATAGAGTAGCGCTTACATCTATGGATAGCGACAGCGACTACTGCTCAGTGAGTGATGGTAGTCTTAGGGGTAGCGTTGGTTCTCAAGCTCATTCTGCTGTGACCTGTGCTGATGTCGTTCATATCAGCCCCAACACTTCAGATGATAGGAAGCGAAAACGTTGCCAGGCTGTTTCACCTAAAGTGAGAAGAGTCCAGCTCCAGTCACCTCACCTGCTGGTCAGCCCTGTGGCACACTTTCCCAACCTCACCACTAGTTCTCCAGTTGTCAAGAGGCACATTGCATGCAAAGGAATGTCAGCACCGGCAGATTCAAACACAGCGTCTCCAACCTCAATCCCAAATCTTTTGCTCCAGAGCAGCGAAAGTGCTTTCTCAAGGCTTCGGCTGAAATCTCCAGAACGTGAGGCAAGGTGTGACCTTGGGGCAGATAAGAAGTCATGTCTCAGTCCCAGTCCAGTCCTCAAGGACTTTCCAGAAAACCACAACACTCCTGCCAAGTTTATGCCACTGACACCTGAGACCCAGCAGTTGCTGCCACCCATGAAACGCAAGATTTCCAAGAGATCCCCACCAGATGATTTCAAAGGTCGGGGTGACGTTGAACAGAAATCACTGGCTACCAGAATCAGTGAAACTGAAACTCggaaaaaacacaaaagctGTGATAGTATTCATTCTGCAACAGAGAGCAAAGCAGAAGAGACCTGTATGCTTAACGGTGGTGATGTCTCCTGTGACAGATTTGTGCATTCTACAGAGCTCTATGGACAAATATCACAACCCACAAGATCGCTTTTTGCAGGAGGTGATGCACAAAATGTCAAGTTCCCTTCAGTCTTCGTTCCTGAAACACCAGATGTAAAATCGTGCGCCAAAAAATATGTAAGAGTCAGGCCTGCTACGATGTTCAGTCAAGAACTAGAGGATGATGGTGAGATTGTTTCATCATCTCAAGTAACTGACGAAACAATGGCTTCTCCGAAGTTACTCTCTCCAAGGAATCACAACTCTGTACCAGCAGCGCCATTAAGCCCTCTGAGCAGTTTTCTCTCAAAGTCCAGCAGAACTCCACCATCCAAACATTTTTCAGCTTTAAAATTTAAGCAGACGGCTTTCTCCAGTCCAGATTTATTCTCGTCTCCAACTCCAAGTCTAACTCTTGTTGAGAAATCCCAGTCACAGCCCCATCAGGCGTCATCTTTTGCAGACCCCGTCCATTCCCCTGTTCCTGGGTCCAAAGTCAGCGTCAAGTTGAGATCATGTTCCAAGTCTCTCCAGCCCATCGATGAGGATGGTACTGAGGTGATAGAGCTTGAAAACATCACAGCAACTGGTCCTTGTACTTTCTTTGATGCAGTCTCTGAGTTGAAATACCAGGGGAAACAGGATTGTAAAGGCAAGCCTGAGTATTTGGCACAAGGGAGAAGGGCTGCCTCTGCAGATGCAACTGTTGATGAGAACAAAGAGAATGAGTCAGTGGTGTCCCCTTCTGAACAGCtcgacacagacagacggatggcACCG GTATCATCCAGATCAAACAACCATGACTTGAAGGGCATACCAGAAGCAGAGATGACTGACCTGACTGCAGCGGGAAGGGAAGAGATGACTGACCTGACTGCAGCGGGAAGGGAAGAGATGACTGACCTGACTGCAGCGGGAAGGGAAGAGGAGATCGCCCAGTCACCAAAGCTCGACTACCAAGGAATGACTTTTGCTCACCTGCATATGTATCTTCAAAGCGGTCGCAAGTCCCCGTTTGGCGAGCCAGTACAGCCCGGAGAAGCTGGGCGAGGAGACTTGCCCGATTCCAGATACGCTCGCTCTAATTCCACTGATGATGAG GTGGACGCGGTGTCGCGAGAGGTCACGACTCGGGTCAACACACTCCTCAACGGGGAGATAAGACACGCACTGCTGGATCCTGCATCCTCACCTGCCCTTCTCATGGACTTTCCAG CCCCCAGGGAAGCAACACGCGTCAGTTGGAGCGAGTCACTGGCACTGGAAGAACCGTGGGACACACAACCACCACCCCTGTCTGCCACCACTCCACGATCCATTCTGCACAAG AGACCTGCAGGCCGGGATTTTCCTTTTGGCGAGGAGCCACCATCTCCTATTGTTCTCACGCGTCGACGTCAGCCCAGGTTCCCAAGGTTGTTCAGCAGCTGA